In Blastocatellia bacterium, a genomic segment contains:
- the glp gene encoding gephyrin-like molybdotransferase Glp, translating into MVSAMISVEAAQAIISEKIMTHSLEEIPLGEASGRVLAQDVVADIDMPPFDRARMDGFALRAADATTVPARLRIIGEVAAGSSFTGTVNSGEAVRIMTGAPLPAGADAVQKIEACDANESWVTIRQPVRVGENVTSRGSEARRGDVVLRSGTVIGPPEMAVLASFGCARVTVARRPVVGIISTGSELVPVDVVPSPSQIRDSNSFSVAAYVQLAGACPRCFGMVVDDERITAEIIARALREVDVLVLTGGVSMGNYDLVKAALGRLGATIFFEKVCVHPGKPTVFALLEGKPVFALPGNPVSVAVTFLLFVYPALRQMMGARERFLPVVQARLLGDVRRAPDRRSYLPGRLTIESGEVRVHPLRWGGSSDFVAFVSANALIVVPEEVMMLSQGTICRTLLLPGTSCAVS; encoded by the coding sequence ATGGTTTCGGCCATGATCTCCGTTGAGGCGGCGCAGGCGATCATCTCGGAGAAGATCATGACGCACTCGCTCGAGGAAATTCCGCTTGGCGAGGCCTCGGGCCGGGTGCTCGCTCAGGATGTCGTCGCAGATATTGACATGCCGCCGTTTGATCGCGCGCGGATGGATGGTTTTGCCCTTCGGGCTGCTGACGCGACCACGGTTCCCGCTCGATTGCGCATCATCGGCGAAGTGGCGGCGGGTTCATCCTTCACCGGGACGGTCAATTCCGGCGAGGCCGTGCGGATCATGACGGGTGCTCCTCTGCCTGCTGGAGCCGATGCCGTGCAAAAGATCGAAGCGTGCGACGCCAATGAATCCTGGGTGACGATTCGGCAGCCCGTGCGCGTCGGTGAGAATGTGACCTCGCGGGGCAGCGAAGCGCGGCGGGGTGATGTCGTTCTCCGATCGGGAACGGTGATCGGCCCGCCCGAGATGGCCGTGCTCGCTTCCTTCGGCTGCGCTCGCGTCACGGTGGCTCGTCGCCCGGTGGTGGGCATCATCTCGACGGGATCCGAACTTGTTCCCGTTGATGTCGTGCCCTCCCCCTCCCAGATTCGTGACAGTAACAGTTTCTCCGTCGCCGCGTATGTTCAACTCGCCGGAGCGTGCCCGCGATGCTTCGGCATGGTCGTTGACGATGAGAGAATTACGGCGGAAATCATCGCCCGTGCTCTCCGAGAAGTAGATGTTCTCGTCCTCACCGGCGGCGTTTCGATGGGCAATTATGACCTGGTGAAAGCGGCACTGGGTCGGCTGGGGGCGACGATTTTCTTCGAGAAAGTGTGCGTGCATCCGGGGAAGCCGACGGTGTTTGCCCTTCTGGAAGGCAAACCCGTTTTCGCGTTGCCGGGGAACCCGGTGTCGGTGGCGGTGACGTTTTTGCTCTTCGTTTATCCGGCGCTGCGGCAGATGATGGGAGCGCGTGAGCGATTTCTGCCCGTTGTCCAGGCCCGGCTCCTCGGCGATGTGCGACGCGCCCCTGATCGGCGGAGTTATCTGCCGGGGCGGCTCACGATTGAATCCGGTGAGGTCCGCGTGCACCCGCTGCGCTGGGGCGGTAGCTCGGATTTCGTCGCCTTCGTCTCGGCCAATGCATTGATCGTTGTGCCGGAGGAGGTCATGATGCTCTCACAGGGGACGATCTGCCGGACGCTTCTTTTGCCGGGGACATCATGCGCCGTGAGCTGA
- a CDS encoding alpha/beta fold hydrolase: protein MPRISVNDVEIYYDVQGKGEPLLFIAGFGVGHWVWFRQVPSLSQQFRTIVFDNRGIGSSGDSQAPYTIEMLADDAAALIEGLGYGSAHIVGASMGGFIAQELALRHPACVRSLVLACTSFGGPNHVPASPEVLKFFLSPADINSEERIRQGQEIAFTREFIAAHPDVVEMVIQLRLTHPVSEETFRRQVQAVMSFNAEDRVARITAPTLVITAAEDVLIPPENSRRLAARIPGARLTIFERGGHAFFIERAEAFNRAVADFISDVSRQHPM from the coding sequence ATGCCGAGAATATCCGTCAACGATGTGGAAATCTACTATGACGTTCAGGGAAAGGGCGAACCGCTTTTGTTTATTGCCGGTTTTGGCGTGGGACACTGGGTGTGGTTCCGTCAGGTTCCGTCGTTGTCCCAGCAGTTTCGGACAATTGTCTTCGACAACCGGGGGATCGGTTCGTCCGGTGACAGTCAGGCTCCTTATACCATCGAGATGCTCGCTGACGATGCGGCTGCCTTGATTGAAGGCCTCGGTTATGGGTCGGCTCACATCGTCGGGGCTTCCATGGGTGGGTTCATCGCTCAGGAACTCGCCTTGCGACATCCGGCGTGCGTGCGATCGCTGGTGCTGGCCTGTACGAGTTTTGGCGGCCCCAATCATGTTCCCGCGTCGCCAGAGGTGTTGAAGTTTTTCCTCTCCCCGGCCGACATCAACAGTGAAGAGCGCATCCGCCAGGGGCAGGAGATCGCTTTCACCCGCGAGTTCATCGCTGCCCATCCCGATGTCGTTGAGATGGTCATTCAGTTGCGGCTCACCCATCCCGTGTCGGAAGAAACATTCCGGCGTCAGGTTCAGGCCGTGATGAGCTTCAATGCGGAGGATCGCGTGGCGCGTATTACAGCTCCCACGCTCGTCATCACGGCCGCCGAAGATGTTTTGATCCCCCCGGAGAATTCACGACGTCTGGCCGCGCGTATTCCCGGAGCCCGCCTGACGATCTTCGAGCGGGGCGGCCACGCCTTTTTCATCGAACGAGCTGAGGCGTTCAATCGAGCAGTGGCCGATTTTATCTCCGACGTCTCTCGGCAGCACCCGATGTGA
- a CDS encoding (2Fe-2S)-binding protein: protein MRDDDRIRKESVGISRRDFLKVSGISFSVPLVMGTRIIRVAGAPVALQGPGKVPMTFTINGKKFTAELEPRVTLLDALRQEFDLTGAKRVCDRGTCGACTVLLDGKAVYACSILAIEAQSHAITTVEGLAAAGSLHPIQQAFVDNDALQCGFCTPGFVVACKAFLDRHPNPTPEEIRKGLGGNLCRCGTYVGIQAAVMQAARMQKGG from the coding sequence ATGCGCGACGATGATCGGATTCGCAAGGAGAGCGTCGGGATCTCTCGACGCGATTTCTTGAAGGTGTCGGGAATTTCCTTCTCGGTTCCTCTGGTGATGGGGACCCGCATTATCCGCGTCGCGGGCGCTCCCGTTGCCCTTCAGGGACCGGGGAAGGTCCCGATGACGTTCACCATTAACGGTAAAAAATTCACGGCGGAGTTGGAACCACGGGTGACCTTGCTCGATGCCTTGCGTCAGGAGTTCGATCTGACCGGGGCCAAACGGGTATGCGATCGGGGGACCTGCGGAGCCTGCACGGTGCTGCTCGACGGCAAGGCGGTTTATGCGTGTTCCATCCTGGCCATCGAAGCTCAGAGCCACGCCATCACCACCGTCGAGGGATTGGCAGCAGCCGGCAGCTTGCATCCGATTCAGCAGGCCTTCGTGGATAATGACGCCCTGCAATGTGGCTTCTGCACGCCGGGGTTTGTCGTCGCCTGCAAAGCATTTCTCGACCGGCACCCCAATCCGACGCCGGAGGAGATTCGGAAGGGACTCGGCGGCAATCTCTGTCGCTGCGGTACATACGTGGGCATTCAAGCCGCGGTGATGCAGGCGGCGCGGATGCAGAAAGGAGGATGA
- a CDS encoding peptidoglycan-binding domain-containing protein, with protein sequence MRRRTLARVIGVMLVLALLVPVMESRPLPSSQKAKKSTLRRVATPKGKSSRSSPRSARSRRARRVAIVPGARIPRERVLEIQNALIARGYLEGPPSGVYDAETVNAMKRFQQAENLDITGYPTALALRRLGLKPGPNGSASAADSGEAIPARPPGNGRVRTP encoded by the coding sequence ATGAGAAGAAGAACGCTCGCCAGGGTGATAGGTGTGATGCTTGTGCTCGCTCTTCTGGTACCGGTTATGGAGTCTCGACCCCTTCCGTCGTCACAAAAGGCCAAGAAGTCAACCCTGCGTCGTGTGGCGACGCCGAAGGGAAAATCGTCCCGATCATCGCCTCGGTCCGCGCGTAGTCGTCGCGCGCGTCGGGTGGCGATTGTGCCGGGAGCGCGAATTCCCCGCGAGAGGGTGCTGGAGATTCAGAATGCGCTAATTGCGCGAGGCTACCTCGAAGGCCCGCCCTCAGGAGTTTATGACGCCGAAACGGTGAACGCGATGAAACGCTTTCAACAGGCGGAGAATCTCGATATCACGGGCTATCCCACGGCTCTCGCGCTCCGCCGGCTGGGGCTCAAGCCGGGACCAAACGGATCGGCTTCGGCCGCTGACTCCGGAGAAGCGATCCCCGCGCGACCGCCGGGCAACGGCCGCGTGCGGACTCCGTGA
- a CDS encoding xanthine dehydrogenase family protein molybdopterin-binding subunit has translation MAEYKWPEPEKRSLIGKRHNRLDGPDKVTGRAKYTYDVNRPGMLYGKILRCPYAHARIVSIDTSAAEKMPGVKAVKIIQEPGKEILWAGDEVVAVAAVDEPTAEDAIRAIKVVYEKLPHFVVDHDLKAAGDQVRPAGEETRGNPDAAFAEADVVTEGTYGMAVITHCCLEPHGSIAEWEGENNLLVHISTQNVSGIAAQMAAPLEIPAGNIRVRQDHIGGGFGSKFGPDRWGIEGARLSKLAGGKPVKIMLERDAELMVAGARPSVYGRVKVGAKRDGTILAWESESWGTAGPTAGASPLQQIPYIFAIPNFRKKHTLILNHIGPARAWRAPNHPQACLLTMAALDDLAAALQMDPLDLFLKNIALTGQRAEIYREELRIAADLIGWKKNWHPRGDKTSGPIKRGLGLSIHTWGGLGHASECDLTIQPDGSVRVQLGSQDLGTGTRTAIGVVIADTLGLPLSAVTVEIGDNRFPASGPSGGSTTVGGVCSAARRAALDALDQIFEKVAPVLGAAPADLEAVGGTIRVKNNPSRSLPWQQACARLGGMPLSVRGRNPGPGTLTSGGVGGVMMADVSVDIETGIIKVNKMVCVQDCGLIINMKAAESQCYGAMIQGICYSLYEEKIMDRITGRMLNPNMEFYKLAGIGDIGELVVHMMTGKGYDERGVIGLGEPPVISPGAALSNAVANAIGVRVPYLPMTPDRVLQALEKKGG, from the coding sequence ATGGCGGAGTATAAATGGCCTGAACCGGAAAAACGCAGTCTCATCGGCAAACGCCACAACCGCCTCGACGGGCCGGACAAAGTCACGGGCCGAGCGAAATACACCTACGATGTGAATCGTCCGGGGATGCTCTACGGGAAGATCCTCCGGTGTCCCTATGCGCATGCCCGAATCGTCAGCATTGATACCAGCGCCGCCGAGAAGATGCCGGGCGTCAAGGCCGTGAAGATCATTCAGGAACCCGGCAAGGAGATTCTCTGGGCGGGAGACGAAGTCGTCGCCGTGGCGGCTGTGGACGAACCCACCGCCGAAGATGCTATCCGGGCCATCAAAGTCGTCTATGAAAAGCTGCCACATTTCGTTGTTGATCACGACCTGAAGGCGGCCGGTGATCAAGTTCGGCCCGCCGGGGAAGAAACCAGAGGTAACCCTGATGCGGCCTTCGCCGAGGCCGATGTTGTGACCGAGGGCACCTACGGGATGGCCGTCATCACCCATTGCTGCCTGGAACCTCACGGCTCCATTGCTGAGTGGGAGGGGGAAAATAATCTGCTCGTCCACATCTCGACGCAAAACGTATCGGGGATTGCCGCTCAGATGGCGGCGCCTCTGGAGATACCGGCGGGAAACATCCGCGTGCGCCAGGATCATATCGGTGGAGGATTCGGAAGCAAGTTCGGCCCCGATCGCTGGGGCATCGAGGGTGCCCGTCTGTCGAAATTAGCCGGGGGCAAGCCGGTCAAGATTATGCTCGAACGAGACGCCGAGTTAATGGTCGCGGGCGCGCGTCCGTCGGTTTACGGTCGCGTCAAAGTGGGCGCCAAGCGCGATGGCACAATTCTGGCCTGGGAATCCGAATCCTGGGGAACGGCGGGGCCTACCGCCGGCGCGTCACCGCTGCAGCAGATCCCCTACATCTTCGCCATTCCCAACTTCCGCAAAAAGCACACCCTCATTCTCAACCATATTGGCCCGGCGCGCGCCTGGCGTGCACCGAATCACCCGCAGGCATGTCTTCTTACCATGGCAGCCCTGGATGATCTGGCGGCGGCGCTTCAGATGGATCCGCTGGATCTGTTTCTCAAAAATATCGCGTTGACCGGCCAGCGGGCCGAGATTTATCGTGAGGAGTTGCGCATCGCTGCCGATTTGATCGGCTGGAAGAAGAACTGGCACCCACGCGGAGATAAAACCTCCGGACCGATCAAGCGCGGCCTGGGTCTCTCGATCCACACGTGGGGAGGTCTCGGTCATGCCAGCGAATGCGATCTGACGATCCAGCCGGATGGATCGGTTCGGGTGCAACTTGGCTCGCAGGATCTGGGGACGGGAACCCGCACGGCAATCGGCGTTGTCATCGCGGATACGCTGGGACTGCCCCTGTCGGCCGTCACCGTCGAGATCGGCGATAATCGCTTCCCGGCATCCGGCCCATCCGGAGGAAGTACGACCGTCGGCGGTGTGTGCTCGGCTGCCCGACGGGCCGCCCTCGATGCACTCGACCAAATCTTCGAGAAAGTGGCTCCGGTGCTGGGGGCTGCACCGGCAGATCTCGAAGCGGTGGGAGGAACGATTCGCGTGAAGAATAATCCCTCCCGTTCGCTCCCCTGGCAGCAGGCCTGCGCCCGACTCGGAGGCATGCCCTTGTCGGTGCGCGGTCGGAATCCAGGACCGGGGACGCTGACCTCAGGCGGTGTGGGCGGCGTGATGATGGCCGATGTGTCGGTGGATATCGAGACCGGCATCATCAAGGTCAACAAGATGGTCTGCGTCCAGGATTGTGGCCTCATCATCAATATGAAAGCTGCCGAAAGCCAGTGCTACGGCGCGATGATCCAGGGCATCTGCTACTCGCTTTACGAGGAGAAGATCATGGATCGCATCACCGGACGGATGCTCAATCCCAACATGGAGTTTTACAAGCTGGCCGGCATTGGCGACATCGGTGAACTGGTCGTTCACATGATGACGGGCAAAGGGTACGACGAACGTGGCGTCATCGGTTTGGGAGAGCCGCCGGTGATTTCGCCGGGAGCGGCCCTGTCCAACGCTGTGGCCAATGCCATCGGCGTGCGCGTCCCCTACCTGCCCATGACGCCGGATCGCGTTCTCCAGGCGCTGGAGAAGAAGGGAGGTTAA
- a CDS encoding site-2 protease family protein, whose product MRLKPITVARLFDIPIRLSYGWFPIFILHLFAMSALYLPRHLHHLRPVEYWILGSAATILLFLSVLGHEIGHALVARAEGIRIRDITLHLFGGLARFERDVTSPGAELRIAIAGPGTSFLYAVLFFVLNQMSIYVFDSRPGALITNYLALSNLILALFNLLPGFPLDGGRVFRALMWHLRGDPWEASRWAVRSGQAIAYTLLVLGIYWCLRAETGADIFAGSWAILIGIFLKDAAAQSLSHLRAMQSLQQLTVADVMTEPPTRLRPDLTVQEVVDHILPHCRSLTFPVSPDGRLHGILALKRLESISRDRWPTLKVWDVMQPVNPRLFLFPHTSLVTAHLTLSENGIGSAAVLDDQGFIIGYLTLGDIRKVMR is encoded by the coding sequence GTGCGGCTCAAACCGATCACAGTGGCGCGACTCTTCGATATTCCCATCCGGCTGAGCTACGGCTGGTTCCCGATCTTCATCCTCCATTTGTTTGCGATGTCGGCGCTTTATCTGCCGCGCCATCTTCATCATCTTCGTCCGGTCGAATACTGGATTCTCGGTTCGGCAGCCACGATTCTCCTGTTTCTGTCCGTTCTCGGACATGAAATCGGTCATGCGCTGGTGGCGCGAGCCGAAGGGATTCGGATTCGTGACATCACGTTGCATCTGTTTGGGGGCCTGGCGCGATTCGAGCGGGATGTCACGTCGCCGGGAGCCGAATTGCGCATTGCCATCGCGGGACCGGGAACGAGTTTCCTCTACGCCGTTCTCTTCTTCGTTCTCAATCAGATGAGCATCTACGTCTTCGACTCGCGTCCGGGGGCGCTTATTACCAACTATCTGGCGTTGTCCAATCTCATCCTGGCCCTCTTTAATTTGCTTCCGGGATTTCCGCTGGATGGAGGGCGCGTGTTCCGCGCGCTGATGTGGCATCTTCGCGGTGACCCCTGGGAGGCCAGTCGTTGGGCGGTTCGGTCGGGGCAGGCCATTGCCTACACGCTGCTGGTATTAGGAATCTACTGGTGCTTGCGGGCCGAGACCGGCGCCGATATTTTCGCCGGATCGTGGGCCATTCTCATCGGGATCTTTCTCAAGGACGCCGCCGCCCAGAGCCTGAGCCATCTGCGCGCCATGCAATCGCTTCAGCAACTGACTGTGGCCGATGTGATGACTGAACCGCCGACCCGGCTCCGACCGGATTTAACAGTTCAGGAGGTGGTGGATCATATTCTCCCCCACTGTCGCAGCCTGACCTTTCCCGTGTCCCCGGACGGTCGGCTTCATGGCATCCTGGCGCTGAAGAGACTCGAAAGCATTTCCCGCGATCGCTGGCCGACGCTGAAAGTCTGGGATGTGATGCAGCCGGTCAATCCGCGACTCTTCCTTTTCCCTCACACGTCACTGGTGACAGCCCATCTCACTCTCAGCGAGAACGGCATCGGGTCAGCGGCCGTTCTCGATGATCAGGGATTCATCATCGGCTATCTCACGCTCGGCGACATCCGAAAGGTGATGCGTTGA
- a CDS encoding glycosyltransferase family 2 protein, translating into MKISVTVITFNEEDRIADALESVSWADEIVVVDAGSTDRTREIARRYTDRVLIHPWSGYAAQKQYADSQASHEWIFSLDADERVSPALRRSIEAVKREGPQHDGYRVARRAWYLGRWIAHGGWYPDYQLRLYRRDRARWVGDFVHESVRVEGRVGRLDGDLWHLTRRSLSEHHEVLGRYTTLAAEQDAQRGVRVGLARLLFQPALTFIRSYLLRQGFRDGVPGLIIAGFAAYYVFLKYAKLWEKQNLPQGWGTPPPPE; encoded by the coding sequence ATGAAAATCTCGGTCACGGTGATCACATTCAACGAGGAGGATCGCATCGCCGATGCTCTCGAATCGGTCAGTTGGGCCGATGAGATCGTCGTGGTGGATGCCGGTAGCACCGATCGCACGAGGGAGATCGCGCGCCGGTATACGGATCGCGTTCTCATTCACCCCTGGTCGGGATATGCGGCCCAGAAACAGTACGCCGATTCTCAAGCGTCGCATGAGTGGATCTTCTCCCTCGATGCCGATGAGCGCGTGTCACCGGCGCTGCGCCGTTCGATCGAGGCGGTGAAGCGCGAGGGCCCCCAGCATGATGGTTATCGGGTGGCTCGCCGCGCCTGGTATCTGGGGCGCTGGATCGCACATGGCGGCTGGTATCCCGACTATCAACTGCGGCTTTATCGGCGAGATCGCGCCCGGTGGGTCGGAGACTTCGTCCACGAATCGGTGCGCGTCGAGGGCCGCGTCGGACGGCTCGACGGTGATCTCTGGCACCTCACCCGCCGCAGCCTCAGCGAACATCACGAAGTCCTCGGACGTTACACCACGCTCGCGGCAGAGCAGGACGCACAACGTGGCGTTCGCGTCGGCCTCGCACGACTGCTTTTTCAACCGGCGCTGACCTTCATCCGCAGCTATCTTCTCCGGCAGGGCTTTCGTGATGGTGTTCCCGGATTGATCATCGCCGGGTTTGCCGCCTACTACGTCTTTCTCAAATATGCCAAGCTCTGGGAGAAGCAAAATCTTCCTCAAGGATGGGGAACGCCTCCACCGCCTGAGTAA
- the moaC gene encoding cyclic pyranopterin monophosphate synthase MoaC: MRRELTHVDAEGRARMVDVTTKPPTVRTAQASGFVHMSSEAVQAIRTGRTPKGDPLETARLAGIMAAKRTAELIPLCHPLLLTHVDVELQLRDDGVAILSSVTTTGPTGVEMEALMAAAVAALTVYDMCKAIDKTMTITDLQLEKKTGGRSGDFVRCHDKT; the protein is encoded by the coding sequence ATGCGCCGTGAGCTGACACACGTTGATGCCGAAGGTCGCGCCCGCATGGTGGATGTGACGACCAAACCGCCCACCGTGCGCACGGCGCAGGCCAGCGGCTTCGTGCACATGTCTTCGGAGGCCGTGCAGGCTATTCGCACTGGCCGAACACCAAAAGGCGATCCCCTGGAAACGGCCCGGCTGGCGGGAATCATGGCGGCCAAGCGGACGGCCGAATTGATACCTCTGTGCCATCCGCTCCTGCTCACGCACGTTGATGTGGAGCTTCAGCTCCGGGATGATGGCGTGGCCATCCTCTCGTCGGTGACGACGACCGGGCCAACCGGCGTGGAGATGGAAGCCCTCATGGCCGCTGCCGTCGCGGCCTTGACCGTCTACGATATGTGTAAGGCGATTGATAAGACCATGACCATCACCGATCTTCAACTGGAGAAGAAGACCGGTGGACGATCGGGAGATTTTGTCAGATGCCACGACAAGACGTAA
- a CDS encoding 8-oxoguanine deaminase: MPGGHRRLVIRHAQALVTMEPGREVIHDGYLVIEEGWIRAVGQGDVALTEDDEVIDARDRVVTPGLINVHHHFFQTLTRAFPPALNAGLFEWLVSQYPVWAHIDEEAVRLSALVAMAELLLSGCTTTSDHHYLFPRGRTRLIDVEIEAAREIGMRFHATRGSMSLGQKDGGLPPDSVVEDDDTILADCQRVVETYHDPRPGAMTRVALAPCAPFNVSPQLMRETARLARALGVRLHTHLAETKDEETYCQKRFGCRPLDYLEKLEWMGEDVWLAHGIHFTDEEVLRLGRAGVGIAHCPTSNMRLGSGLCRVKELRHAGCPVGLGVDGSASNDSSNMLAEVRQAVLLARLGYGAKAMTIHEALWLATVGGARCLGRDDIGRLVPGNVADVAVFSLNRLEYSGAADPVAALVLCHPTPVETLIINGRRVVSEGQLLTIDLPLIVQAHRKKARQLLSRAGFG, translated from the coding sequence ATGCCCGGCGGACATCGCAGGCTTGTGATTCGCCACGCGCAGGCTCTGGTGACAATGGAACCGGGGCGCGAGGTGATTCACGATGGCTACCTGGTCATCGAGGAGGGGTGGATTCGCGCGGTTGGCCAGGGAGACGTCGCCCTGACCGAGGATGACGAGGTGATTGACGCCCGGGACAGGGTCGTTACGCCAGGATTGATCAATGTCCATCACCATTTCTTCCAAACGCTGACGCGAGCCTTTCCTCCGGCGCTCAATGCGGGCTTATTCGAGTGGCTGGTGAGCCAGTATCCCGTCTGGGCTCACATTGATGAGGAGGCCGTTCGTCTGAGCGCCCTTGTGGCGATGGCCGAACTCTTGCTCTCGGGATGCACGACGACATCGGATCATCATTATCTCTTTCCGCGCGGGCGGACGCGCCTCATTGATGTGGAGATCGAAGCAGCGCGGGAGATCGGCATGCGCTTTCACGCCACGCGCGGTTCGATGAGTCTCGGTCAGAAGGATGGCGGGCTTCCTCCCGATTCCGTGGTCGAAGATGACGATACCATTCTGGCGGACTGTCAGCGGGTGGTTGAGACCTATCACGATCCGCGCCCGGGGGCGATGACGCGCGTCGCTCTGGCTCCGTGTGCTCCGTTTAACGTGAGCCCGCAGCTGATGCGCGAGACCGCCCGACTGGCCCGCGCCCTGGGGGTTCGTCTTCACACTCACCTGGCCGAGACCAAAGATGAAGAGACCTACTGCCAAAAACGATTCGGCTGCCGACCACTCGACTATCTGGAAAAGCTGGAGTGGATGGGCGAGGACGTGTGGCTGGCGCATGGGATTCACTTCACCGATGAAGAGGTTCTCCGATTAGGCCGGGCGGGCGTGGGCATTGCCCACTGTCCGACGTCGAACATGCGTCTTGGCTCCGGGCTCTGCCGTGTGAAGGAGCTTCGTCACGCGGGATGTCCCGTCGGGCTCGGTGTGGACGGCAGCGCCTCGAATGATTCCTCGAACATGCTGGCCGAAGTCCGGCAGGCCGTGTTGCTCGCCCGTCTGGGTTATGGAGCCAAAGCCATGACCATCCACGAGGCCCTCTGGCTGGCCACGGTGGGTGGCGCGCGCTGCCTCGGCCGTGACGACATCGGGCGGCTCGTGCCGGGCAACGTCGCGGATGTGGCGGTTTTCTCCCTCAATCGCCTGGAGTATTCGGGAGCGGCCGATCCGGTGGCGGCATTGGTCCTGTGTCATCCCACTCCGGTGGAGACGCTCATCATCAACGGACGTCGCGTCGTTTCCGAAGGGCAACTTCTGACAATTGATCTCCCCCTGATCGTCCAGGCCCATCGAAAGAAAGCCCGTCAGCTCTTATCCCGGGCGGGCTTCGGATGA
- a CDS encoding trypsin-like peptidase domain-containing protein: MDEQEGMSERSVVVPMETPSAVRLRSWVMPVALVVTLLVGIGIGVVVSGGASAGQSGHLIKVSSSEAVATGPIATAMALSEAFAQVARMVEPAVVHIETESGRSGRRDVFDFFGRPPHGIRRGTGSGVIVDPSGYILTNNHVIEGATTIRVKLRDGRTFIPEVVGTDPETDLAVIKISASEPLPAAKLGDSDRLRVGDWVLAIGSPFGLEQTVTAGIISAKDRVTDGPLSQFQKFLQTDAAINPGNSGGPLINLFGEVVGINTQIPTNTGTFNGVGFALPSTLAVEIYNQLVSTGRVTRGYLGVWLKPVTPQVARLNGMKEPRGALVQNVIGDDSPAGQAGLRTGDIIIAFEGQPVQDSRDLTRRVAGTEAGRTVRLTYIRDGKEYVTSVKLGMRPSIAQRGESGTTPPAPGEEGGRGKDEPRVKPSFGARLESVTPHVARSLNLQEAKGALVSEVEEGSFAEEIGLLPGDVILTMNRREITGPDEFKRAFDGLKSGDDVVIVIARPSRSRGPSRDILSGTVP, encoded by the coding sequence ATGGACGAACAAGAGGGAATGTCTGAGCGTTCGGTCGTTGTGCCGATGGAGACGCCGTCGGCAGTGCGCTTGCGATCCTGGGTGATGCCGGTGGCTCTGGTCGTCACTTTGCTCGTGGGCATCGGCATCGGAGTCGTTGTATCGGGTGGAGCATCAGCCGGCCAGAGCGGTCATCTCATCAAGGTGAGCAGTTCGGAAGCTGTCGCCACGGGACCGATTGCCACGGCCATGGCCCTGTCAGAAGCTTTCGCCCAGGTCGCTCGAATGGTCGAACCGGCGGTCGTTCACATCGAGACGGAATCCGGTCGCTCAGGTCGTCGTGACGTGTTCGATTTCTTCGGTCGGCCTCCTCATGGGATACGGCGCGGGACCGGTTCGGGCGTCATCGTTGATCCATCGGGCTATATTCTCACCAATAACCACGTCATTGAAGGAGCCACGACCATTCGCGTCAAGCTGCGAGACGGTCGAACTTTCATCCCCGAGGTCGTGGGGACGGATCCCGAAACGGATCTGGCCGTCATCAAGATCTCTGCCAGCGAGCCGTTGCCCGCCGCTAAGCTTGGCGATTCCGACCGATTGCGAGTGGGCGATTGGGTCCTGGCCATTGGCAGCCCCTTCGGATTAGAACAGACGGTGACGGCGGGAATCATCAGCGCAAAAGATCGGGTGACCGATGGGCCGCTGAGTCAGTTCCAGAAATTCTTGCAGACGGACGCGGCGATTAATCCGGGAAATTCCGGCGGACCGCTGATCAATCTCTTTGGCGAGGTCGTGGGAATTAACACGCAAATCCCCACCAACACGGGAACGTTTAACGGCGTGGGCTTCGCTCTTCCGTCAACTCTGGCCGTAGAGATTTACAATCAATTGGTCAGCACCGGGCGGGTCACACGCGGCTATCTCGGTGTGTGGCTCAAGCCGGTGACGCCGCAGGTGGCGCGACTCAACGGGATGAAGGAGCCTCGAGGCGCTCTCGTTCAGAATGTCATCGGCGATGACAGTCCGGCGGGGCAAGCGGGCCTGCGCACCGGCGACATCATCATCGCCTTTGAAGGCCAACCCGTTCAGGATAGTCGGGATCTCACCCGACGGGTCGCCGGCACGGAGGCCGGGCGCACCGTTCGGCTCACCTACATTCGAGACGGCAAGGAATACGTCACCAGCGTGAAGCTGGGGATGCGCCCCTCCATCGCTCAACGAGGGGAATCCGGCACGACTCCCCCAGCGCCCGGAGAGGAAGGGGGACGAGGAAAGGATGAACCCAGGGTCAAGCCCAGCTTCGGGGCGCGACTGGAATCGGTCACTCCGCACGTCGCTCGATCTCTCAACCTTCAGGAAGCGAAAGGGGCGCTCGTCTCCGAAGTCGAGGAGGGAAGTTTCGCCGAAGAAATCGGCCTGCTTCCCGGTGATGTCATTCTCACGATGAATCGTCGGGAGATCACCGGACCCGATGAGTTCAAGCGTGCATTTGACGGGTTGAAATCGGGCGATGATGTGGTGATCGTCATCGCTCGTCCGAGTCGGTCCCGGGGACCATCCCGGGATATTCTCTCCGGCACGGTGCCCTAA